The DNA segment ATCGGAGGCACCTCACAATAATACACAAGGCGAACGTCCTCAAGAGCGATGTCTTGTTTTTGAGGACATGCAGGGAGGTCGCTGAAAGGTACGGAATCAGGTATGACGAGATGCTTGTTGATGCTGCGGCATACAATCTGGTCGTCAGGCCCGAGAGGTTCGACGTTATGGTGACGACAAACCTCTTTGGGGACATTCTCAGCGATGAGGGCGCAGGCATTGTCGGCAGCCTGGGGCTCTGCGCCAGCGCGAATTTGGGTGACCGCTGGGCGCTCTTCGAGCCGATACACGGGAGCGCGCCGGACATCGCGGGGAAGGGCATAGCAAATCCTGTGGGAGCGATACGGAGCGCTGCAATGATGCTCGAGTGGTTCGGCGAAAAAGGCATGGCGCAGCTGATCGAGCATGCGGTTGACAGCGCTCTCTCAAAAGGCCTGAAAACCCCTGATCTCGGCGGATCCTGCACGACATCCGGGTTCACAGACGCAGTCATCGACGAGATGAAGCGCACAGCAGCAGGTTGATCTTTGACGGCACGAGATTCACGTACTCCGGTATCCGTCTAATCTCGCAAGAGTGGCTTGGGGAGCATATTGATTCTCAATATTTTTGTCTTCGCTCTCATCCATCTGATAACTTGAAGAGGCACCAGTCATGCACTCGTTTCGACTTATCTTCGACTGCGTCGAAGAGTTTCGACGAGGTCGAAACTGTCGGAACCCTTCGACGCAGTCGAAGGCCTGGCATTGGGACGGGTGCATTCAGCAATCGGCCTGCATGTCATTCAAGTTGCAGAATACGTAAGAGCGATGGGCATTCCTGGAAGAGCTTGCCCTGGTCACGCAAAATCATGAAAAGACAACGCTTTTACCAATCTGATGACTCGCGAGAAGAGGCACTGGTTCTGCAATGTGATCATGGCGATTGAATGAGTTCCTCCAACCACATTGCACGACCTCCAGCTTGCCAGACGCATAATAGCGTGGGCAGATTTACCTGAGCAGTTCTGCAACACTACTTATAAAATAAATTTGCAAACTTTCATACAAATCTAATTAAATTATACTCTTACCAGAAATACTTATATTTGATACGTATCTGAATTATGTATCAAAGATATGGGTGGGGTGGTGCAAATGGATCCTGGAAGATGCGTTCTTCTTCTCGCTGTGCTCATCTTGATGCCCACAGCATGTGCGATATCCGTGAGCTATGGCTCCAGCGGTTATGGTGGATCTGTGACGCTCTCTGAGAGCTACGAGCTGGACACCTCCACGTCTCTTTCCGAGGCGACAAGCCTGGGCCAGGGATCTGTAGAGCAGACGAAGAGCGCCTCCGGAACGGGAAACAATCGCATCTCCACATCCATATCATCAAAGGGGTACAGTGCTGGCAGCAGCATCGAGAGCACATCATCTCTCTCCCTGTCCAGCGCTGTTGCAGGGGATGGCAGTGGAGCGGGCATCTCGCAGGCCCTATCTGCCTCGGGCTCTGTATCATCCTCACTGAATGGCGTCAGCGGTGATCTTGAGGCCATGCACAGTGCAGGTGTGGAGTCCGGGTTTCTCTCATCAGCTCAGAGCATTGGCGTGGGAAATGACGTCTCAGCAATGGAGAGCACCCAGATCGCTGGCATGAACGGATACGTCTCTGCTGGATTCTCAAGTAAAGATGGGTCCGGGGAGGTGGCATCCACAGTCTACGAGGGGGCAATCTTCGGCACCCTCGGATCAGGCAGCTCTGCTGTCTATGGAGATCTCGCCCTTAACGGCCCTGGAAGCCTGACTGCATCCGCATCTGATCTGGGGAGCAGCAGCAAGCATGAGATCCTTATGGAGGATGAGGGGGGTGATGCTGATGAAAGAGCATCAACGATGCTCCTGGCGGCCACCGGCGGATATGCTCTATCAGGTGCATCCCTGAGCGCAACCGGAGACAGGGTGAGCCTCTGCTCGGTCATATCCAACCCTAAGGGAAGCCTGGTCACAAAGGAGGTGCAGAGCGGGGTCTCGAAGCCTATGAGCTCCCAGTCGATTGGCATCGCCTCAGGAAACAGCGTGACCACAACCTGGAGCAGATCCGGAAGGGGCAAGATGTCTCCGATCTCATCCACATACAGAAGCACAGATGGAACGAAATCCGTGTCGAACAGCGTGAGCGGCTCAGGGTATCCGTACAGCATAGCAGGCTCTGCCACATACGGCGAGAGCAGCGCTGCGATGTACCAGACTCTGAGCAACACGAACGGAGCGCTCACAACATCCCAGAGCGCATGGTCCAGGAGCAACGGTGAGGAGCTCATAGCAACCAGCTCTCTGAAATCCTCAGGCACGATCTCAGGCACCCAGATCGCCATCTCTGATCCTGTTAAGGTCATAAGCTCGCAGTCGCTCACAGTGACAGGCACAGCAACAGTCTCATCATCCTCCAGAGCTAGCTCGAACGGCGACAGCTCCTCTGCATCAGCGAGCGTAAGTGGCGCAAGCAAGATGTCGCTGACAGCGCTCGCCGATGCATCGAACACCAGGTACAACAACGAGCTATACCACAGAACTGGAGCGCTTGTGGACACCTCAGGATATGCGAAATCGATAAAGTCTGACAGTTCAGCATCATATCTCAACAACTTCGCAAGATCCCACGGCGAGTGGACCAAGGCCGGATCAGGAGAGCTCACGGTCAGCGCTGAGACCGTGAAGAGCGCGGTCTCGGATGTGGAGATGAAGACTGGAAGCGATGCCGCATTATCATACACTCAGTCGGGCACAGGATCGAGTGTGAAGAGCGGCCTGTACACATACGCGGCCAAGAGATCAGGCGGTGATGTTTACCTTTACCAGAGCCACCTGTACTCGCATGCGTATCCGAAGAACGACCACCACTCCATGGACGAGTATGTATCCACAGCGTCCTCTGCCATATCAGCGAAGAAGTCAGACATGAAGATACAGCAGTGGGAGAACGGCAGGTGGGTGACAGCAAAGAACTACTACAGCTCAGGGAGCTACACAGCCGCGGTGAGAGCAAATGATATTTTGACATCCGAATACAAATGGGATCGGCTCTGGGAGGTGCAGCCGAGAAGCAAGACGCCATACGACAGGGTGCCGTGGGGTGTGGAGTACATGTACAGCAGCTCCTCGCTCTCAAAGACATACGGCGGCGAGGGTATAGATGTTGCGATAATAGATACAGGCGCTGACACGCTTCACCCTGACCTGCTCATGAGGATCGAGGACTTCGCAGATGCATACGGTCCGGGCGAGTACACACAGTCAGATCCACATGGCCATGGAACCCATGTGGCGGGCACGATAGTTGCTGATGGCGGATTCGATGGGAAGGGTATCTACGGGATGGCGCCAGAGGCCGACCTCAGGGTCTACAGCACGAACTTCTACCATAGCGATGTCGCCAGCGGGATATACAGGGCCACCGATCTCGGAGCCGAGATAATATCGATGTCACTCGGTGGCTCGGTGGAGTCCAGCACTCTCAACAGAGCTCTTGATTACTCAATGGCGAATGGTGTGCTGGTTGTAGCTGCAGCCGGAAATGGCCTCCCGAACAACCCAACGATGGCAACGCCAGCCCGCTACCCCGGCGTCGTCGGCGTCGGCGCCATAGACAGCTCAGGAAATGCGATATGGTGGTCCTCACCCGGCTCGAACGACGGCGATTACATTCCAGAGGGCAACGAGGTAACCTTCGGAGCGCCGGGAGTGAGCGTTTACTCGACGTACCCGATATACTGGGGATACTACACAACGATGAGCGGCACGAGCATGGCGACCCCACACATCGCAGGGACCGCTGCAAGCCTGTGGTCGAGGTACCTGATCTACGGAGACGGGGCGAACGATATCAAGAATATGATGATGAACTACGCGAAGCAGAACGATGTCACAACCGTGAAGGTCACTCCTGAGTCGGTGTTGTACAGAAGCTATGCAGAGCAGTACTTGAACTCAGGATACTACAGCAGTATATACCCGTATATGGACGGCTCGAAGACATATTATCTGAATATGCTCCAGGGCGATGATGTTCTCACAGGTGTGGGGGTTCCAAGAATAAAGCTGTAGGGGAGTGGCAGAGAAGGGCAGGGTGCTCATGCATCCTGCCCTGCAGATTTTACAGCCGATCTGAGAGCTACTGCTCTACAGCACGTTCTTCCATCACAGAGCTCATGGCTGCGCATCTTACTAGCGATGCGGTGTACCGATGCGCAGGCTCTCTGATAACCTCGCCCGACGGCCCCTCCTCAACGATGCTCCCCCTGAGCATGACCGCGATCCTGTCGCTCACCTTTCTCGCCAGGGCTATATCGTGGGTTATGAAAAGAATCGATAGACCCATACGCTCCTGCAGATCCATGAGCAGCCGCAGGATCTTCGCCTGGACGCTCGGATCCAGCGCTGATGTGGGCTCATCCGCGATGAGCAGCTTTGGATGCATGACCAGAGCCCGCGCGATTGCGACACGCTGAGCCTCTCCGCCGCTGAGCTGATGCGGGTATTTTCTGAGAAACTCAGGATCTGTGGAGAGCTCGGCGCTCTCCAGAGCACCCATCGCGCTCGCGACCCTCTCCTCATCGCTTCCTATACTCTGCACGTCCAGAGGCTCCCTCACAGCCTGAAGCACATTCAGCCTGTGGCTTATCGACTCCTTCGGGTTCTGGAATATCATCTGGACCCGCCTGTAAAATCCGGCGTCCCATCTCGCCCTCTCCCCCTCAAGGAGTACCTCTCCTGAATCTGGCTCGATGAGACCCATGATGATCTTCGCAAGCGTTGTCTTTCCGGATCCGCTCTCTCCCACAAGCGCGAGCGTCTCGCCCTCGTACAGCGTGAGGCTGACATGTGATACCGCGGGAAAGCCGCTGAAAAACTTGCACACATCCCTGATCTCCAGCAGCGGAACTATGCCGCCCCTGTGGCATGCGATCATCCTCCCGTTCGATCCTGCCAGCTTTGGCGCCTCCCTCTCACAGATCTCTATCCTCTGTGTGCAGCGCGGGTGGAATGGACACCCGCCGATCCCGGTGATTGACCTCCCAGGTATCCCCTGGAGGTCCTTTGTTGTGTTCATGCTTGGAAAGGATCTCATGAGACCTCTTGTGTACGGATGTCTGGGCTCTCTGATCAGATCGGCAGTCCTGCCCATCTCCATGATCATGCCTGAGTAGAGCACGGCCATTCTTTTGGATAGAGCCGATGCCAGCGATATGTCGTGTGTGATTATTATAGAAATGCGATCTGAGGTTGCGGATCTGAGAAGCTCCACGATATCAGCCTTTGTGAGAGCGTCCAGCGAGGCTGTCGGCTCATCTAAGATCAGAAGGTCAGGATCGTTGGCGAGCGCCATTGCGATGAGAACCCGCTGCCTCTCCCCACCGCTCATCTGATGAGGATACAGCCGGTAACGCATCTCGTCGAGGCCCACTGCAGTGAGCAGTGCGCGTGCTCTCTCCCTTATGCGTGTTCTGCTCCATTTGTTGTGAGCTGCTATCGCCTCGCAGACCTGCTCCTCTGCGGTGTAAACCGGATCGAGCGCATCCTCAACGTTCTGGAAGACCATTGCCATCCTGTATCCGCGCAGACGCCTCATCTCCTCATCTGAGAGCTCCAGGAGATTCGTTCCATCGAAGACAATCTCACCCTCGAGCCTGGTGCCAGCGAGCCGCATTATCGACAGGCCCAGCGTTGTCTTGCCCGCCCCGGACTCTCCGACGACCGCCAGAGAATCTCCCTTCTCAAGCATGAGATCTATACCTCTCAGAACCTCATGCTCTCCATACCTCGCTCTCAGTCCAGATATCTGAAGCATCAGGCATCCTCCTGCAGCCTCGGATCCATCGCCCTCTCGAGAGATGCGGCGATCAGGCTCAAACCGACAAGCGTTAACGAAAGCAGAACTCCCGCTGGAATCAACCACCACTTCCACACATCCAGATATGTGAAGGACATCGCCTGCTTCATCATCCTGCCCCAGCTCACCATCATCGGATCTGAGACACCAAGAAACGCCAGTCCCGCCTCCATGAGAACGGCGCGCCTGGCATCCTGTATCATTATGGCCACGAGGATCGGCCCCAGGTCCGGGACGATGTGTCTCAGGAGAATGTATCTCCTGGATGCCCCGAATGCTCGGGCCGCCACGACATGCAGCCTTTCCTGGAGGGAGAGCGTCTGCGATCTCACGATCCTCGCCCCTCCCGGCCAGCTGAAGAGGGAAATCAGGATTATCAGCAGTCCAAGACTTGGGCGGAGGTAAGCTGCCACAAGTATCATCACGACCACTGATGGCAGAGATATTACAGCATCCACTGCCCTCATGCAGACCTTGTCATATGTGCCGCCAAGCATCGCTGCGCTGCCCCCGATGACCACGCTGATCAGCGCCGAGAGAAGAGCCACGCCCACCGCGATCATCAGCGACGTTCTCGCTCCGTGGATCAGCTTTGCTGCTATATCCTGGCCGAGATCGTCTGTGCCGAGCAGATGCTCTCCCGACGGCGGGCTGAAGACCGGACCGATCTCCCTGTATGATGGAGCTATGAGAGGAGCGGATACTGCAAGGCCTGCGATGATCGCCACTATTACCATCCCGAAAATTCCAGCCGGGCTGGATCTCATCTCCCTCCAGAGATCAACGTGCATATCTCACCCTCGGATCCAGACGGACGTATGTCATATCCACCAGAAAGTTTGTCGTCAGGACTGTTAGAGTCACGATGAGCAGCACGCCCTGTATGAGCGGGTAGTCCCGGGCATTGAGCGCGGTGTTGAGCAGCGTCCCCACGCCGGGGTACGAGAAGACTATCTCCAGGAAGAGTGTTCCTGTTATCATGTTCGGCACGCGCATTCCCATCGCAGTCACGACAGGCAGGAGCGAGTTCCGGCCGGCGTGCCTGTATCTTATTGCCCCATCCCTCAAACCAGTGGCCTTCGCTGTCATTATGAACCTCGCCCTGAGCGTGCTGAGCATGGCATTTCTTGTGAGCAGGTATGTGGGTGCGATCTGAACAAGCACAAGAGAGATCAGAGGGAGAACGAGATGGTGCGCTATATCCAGAACCAGATCAATTCCCTCATGCCCGGCGTATGGACTCACTGCCCCTCCCAGAGGGGCCCACTCGAGAGTCACACCGAAGAGCAGTAGAAGAACAATTCCAATGAAGAAGTCGGGCATGCCTCCCAGAAACATCATTCCTGAAAGCATGCAACCATCCAGCTTTGAGCCCCTCCTGTAGCCGGACTCTATGCCCAGAATCACTCCGATGCATGAGGAGATGACGAAAGCAAGACCTGTGAGGAGAAGCGTCCAGGGGAGGAATCCCAGTATCACCTCTGATACTCCGGTTCTGTAGTAGTAAGAGTACCCGAGATCACCTCTGAGCAGTGCTGTTATGTATGTGATCAGCTGTGCATGCCATGGCTGGTCGAGGGCGAATCTCTTTATTATCTCTGCTTCCATCCCCGGGGTCATTGCTATCAGCGCCTCTTCCCCATATATGGCATGCAGCGGATCGCCCGGCATCATTCTGGGAAGCACAAAGTTGAGGATGAGTATGAGGAGAAAGGATATGGCGTAGTTTGATAGCCGGATTATATCCATCTTGATGACTTCATCATACCTTCTTAGCAGGATGGGCATATTAATGGCCAAGCTATATTCACCTGATATGACTCAATTCTATGATTAATATTTCATTTAAACTTATTATTACCATAATTGATATGGTATATGCTTTATATTACATGTATGAAATGAGTTACATGATTTATTAATTTTATTGTGAAAACATCCTCCAGAAGCTCAAGCCTCACCGTGCTCACCCCTGTCAGCTGTGCTCAGCAGATCGCTCAGGCGCATCCGATCGACTCTGATCTCTCCAGGGGGTGCCTGGAAGGACTCGAGCGCGGAGGCGTCGATCCTGAGAGCGAGACCATCGCAACGCTGGCGGGATCGATCGCCCTGAGCTCTAGCCCCCTGTCGGATATAGTGAGCCTGGCCTCCGTGACCAGTGGGGATGCGGCCTCGATCGCACCCCGCAGGGTTTCTGCATCGATAACCGCCTTCAGCACCCCATCACCTCAGTCCAGGCATGGTGCGAACCTGACGCGCGGCCTCACCGGCTCCGCAGGATACATCGCATCCATGCGCCGCCAGATGGCCTCCTGCTCCATGCTCCACCAGACCCTCGCCTGGAGGATGTGCTCGCAGCTCTCAGACTTGCACTTAGGGCAGCTCCGGGCTCTGGACCTGTGGTTGTACTCTACTTCGGTGATCGATCTGTTCTCGGTGTCCCAGATGGAAAAGATCGTCCTCCTGATGCCGTACTTCTTGGTCTCACGCATCGAGATTTCGACTGTAGGATTCATTTGAGCTCCACCTTAATCTATCATTGAACATATAGTATTCACTAATCATATTTAAATGTACATATACCACCTAACAACTATTAAATACTATCAGCAACCATCTGGTATTATGCGTGAAGATAAAAATACAAAACCGCGTATTGCTATCACAATCGATCCAGAATTCATCCAATGGATAGATCACAAAATCGATGAGAAGATCTTCGCCAGCCGATCCCATGCGATCGAGTTCGCGATCAAGCGGCTGATGGAGGAGGAGCGACAGAAGGGACATTGAGCGCCGGCTCATGCGCGAGGCCGGCTATCTTGACGAGGAGGGAATCTCATCAAACGGGCGTGGGGCAATAAGAGGGAGATGTGAGATGATATCCGTTCTGCTGGATCTATTCAGGGGCTCTGGTGGTAATGAGCACCGCGGGGCTGAATGTTACAATTTACCAGGAGATGGTAGACAATGAGCATTCCTGACTACGAAACGATAATGCTTCCACTGCTGCAGTTTGCAGCAGACCAGAAGGTACACTCGTTCCAGGAAGCTATAGATGCAATGGCAGAGAGATTCAACCTGACGGATGAAGAGCGCAAGAAACGGTATCCATCTGGGAAGTTGATCATTTTCAATAATCAAGTGGTCTGTGCACGAGCAGCCCTTAAACAGGGAGGTCTCCTCGAATACCCTAAGCCGAAACATTTTCGCATAACTCAGAAGGGTATCGAGCTCTTGAAGAGTAACCCGACGAAGATTGATCATAAATTTATACGTCATCTTATGAAAGCAAATGATCCTGATCATGAGGGTAATGCTGAATTATGCGATGTATCAGCATACAGCCCTGAGGAGCTGCTGGAGGATGCATACAAACAGCTGCGTGAGAGCCTTGCTGCGGATCTCCTCAGCATGATGAAGCAGTGCTCGCCGGAGTTCTTTGAGAGGCTGGTGATAGACGTTCTTGTGAAGATGGGATACGGCGGCACGCGCCAGGATGCAGGCCAGGCGATCGGTCGAACGGGCGATGGTGGGATAGACGGTGTGATAAAGGAGGATCGTCTCGGCCTGGATTCTGTTTACATCCAGGCCAAGCGCTGGGATGGGGTGGTCGGGCGTCCTGAGATCCAGAAGTTCGCTGGAGCGCTCCAGGGGAGGCATGCGCGCAAGGGCATATTCATAACCACAGGGCGATTCTCTGACGAGGCTCATGATTACGTGAAGTACATCGACAGCAGGATCGTGCTCATCGATGGCGAGACGCTGGTCGAGCTGATGATCGATAACGATGTAGGAGTGAATACGGTAAGATCACTTCATATCAAGAAGATAGACCACGACTACTTCGAGGAGTAAAATTGAAGTCTGCTGCGTCTGAGCGTTAGCAAAAATTTCAATTTCAAACAGGCTGCTGAGGGATGTGGATTCAATGATCTGAGCCCATGAACAGAAGTTCGAGTAAATGCTAAATTTCAGAAAAAGCTGAAATCTGTTCAGATCATGAACATGCTCAATACGTTGAGGTAAATTGCCCTCGGGGAGTATTTCTGGATGACTATGCCCGATGATAGCGGCTTCACTTGATAAGTAACTCAAGTACGCTCACGATATTGAGCAAATACTAACATCTCCTACAGGAACTGTTATACACCCGAGTTTTGTGTAGTACGGCAAAATATGGTATCCATGGTGAATTTTTTATAAATATTTGTAAAAATTTTAGTGCCGCTGCTCACTGAAAGTTGATAGTATCACATTAGCCGATTTTTTATATAATATGATACTAACACTGGCTGGAGCGTGGTCTGGTGAACTTGACCCCATCAAGGCGCAGGGCGAGGCAGCTAAAAGCCGAGGCTGAGAGGTTCGAGCGGTAGGCGGCGATCCTGTAGAAGATCGATAAGATGGAGCCTGCGGTGCGGTTGAGGCTTCAGACCGCGGCGGAGTACCGAGCAAGGGCAGAGCTCCTGGAGAAGCGGGCTCGGCTCGAAGATCTGAGCGTGCGGAATGTGGCCCTCCTGAAGGGCAAGAAGACCTACTGGCGGTGGATAACCTCGTGGAGAGAGGGCTCGAAGATCCGCACTGTCTATCTCGGGAGCTGTAACAAGATCACGAAGGAGAGGGCGCTCGAGAAGGCCAGGAAGATGAAGGCTCAGGCCCTGGGCATCGAGCTTTAAAACATTATGATAAGAGGAGAGGACATATGACTGAAATAGAATCAAAGAAGGCGGAGGCGAGAAGGAGAGCGTGGCGACCGTGAAGGGTGAGGCAGAGGCAGGAGCGGGAGGCAAGCCGCC comes from the Methanothrix sp. genome and includes:
- a CDS encoding restriction endonuclease yields the protein MKANDPDHEGNAELCDVSAYSPEELLEDAYKQLRESLAADLLSMMKQCSPEFFERLVIDVLVKMGYGGTRQDAGQAIGRTGDGGIDGVIKEDRLGLDSVYIQAKRWDGVVGRPEIQKFAGALQGRHARKGIFITTGRFSDEAHDYVKYIDSRIVLIDGETLVELMIDNDVGVNTVRSLHIKKIDHDYFEE
- a CDS encoding ABC transporter ATP-binding protein, which translates into the protein MLQISGLRARYGEHEVLRGIDLMLEKGDSLAVVGESGAGKTTLGLSIMRLAGTRLEGEIVFDGTNLLELSDEEMRRLRGYRMAMVFQNVEDALDPVYTAEEQVCEAIAAHNKWSRTRIRERARALLTAVGLDEMRYRLYPHQMSGGERQRVLIAMALANDPDLLILDEPTASLDALTKADIVELLRSATSDRISIIITHDISLASALSKRMAVLYSGMIMEMGRTADLIREPRHPYTRGLMRSFPSMNTTKDLQGIPGRSITGIGGCPFHPRCTQRIEICEREAPKLAGSNGRMIACHRGGIVPLLEIRDVCKFFSGFPAVSHVSLTLYEGETLALVGESGSGKTTLAKIIMGLIEPDSGEVLLEGERARWDAGFYRRVQMIFQNPKESISHRLNVLQAVREPLDVQSIGSDEERVASAMGALESAELSTDPEFLRKYPHQLSGGEAQRVAIARALVMHPKLLIADEPTSALDPSVQAKILRLLMDLQERMGLSILFITHDIALARKVSDRIAVMLRGSIVEEGPSGEVIREPAHRYTASLVRCAAMSSVMEERAVEQ
- a CDS encoding ABC transporter permease, which codes for MHVDLWREMRSSPAGIFGMVIVAIIAGLAVSAPLIAPSYREIGPVFSPPSGEHLLGTDDLGQDIAAKLIHGARTSLMIAVGVALLSALISVVIGGSAAMLGGTYDKVCMRAVDAVISLPSVVVMILVAAYLRPSLGLLIILISLFSWPGGARIVRSQTLSLQERLHVVAARAFGASRRYILLRHIVPDLGPILVAIMIQDARRAVLMEAGLAFLGVSDPMMVSWGRMMKQAMSFTYLDVWKWWLIPAGVLLSLTLVGLSLIAASLERAMDPRLQEDA
- a CDS encoding S8 family serine peptidase, giving the protein MDPGRCVLLLAVLILMPTACAISVSYGSSGYGGSVTLSESYELDTSTSLSEATSLGQGSVEQTKSASGTGNNRISTSISSKGYSAGSSIESTSSLSLSSAVAGDGSGAGISQALSASGSVSSSLNGVSGDLEAMHSAGVESGFLSSAQSIGVGNDVSAMESTQIAGMNGYVSAGFSSKDGSGEVASTVYEGAIFGTLGSGSSAVYGDLALNGPGSLTASASDLGSSSKHEILMEDEGGDADERASTMLLAATGGYALSGASLSATGDRVSLCSVISNPKGSLVTKEVQSGVSKPMSSQSIGIASGNSVTTTWSRSGRGKMSPISSTYRSTDGTKSVSNSVSGSGYPYSIAGSATYGESSAAMYQTLSNTNGALTTSQSAWSRSNGEELIATSSLKSSGTISGTQIAISDPVKVISSQSLTVTGTATVSSSSRASSNGDSSSASASVSGASKMSLTALADASNTRYNNELYHRTGALVDTSGYAKSIKSDSSASYLNNFARSHGEWTKAGSGELTVSAETVKSAVSDVEMKTGSDAALSYTQSGTGSSVKSGLYTYAAKRSGGDVYLYQSHLYSHAYPKNDHHSMDEYVSTASSAISAKKSDMKIQQWENGRWVTAKNYYSSGSYTAAVRANDILTSEYKWDRLWEVQPRSKTPYDRVPWGVEYMYSSSSLSKTYGGEGIDVAIIDTGADTLHPDLLMRIEDFADAYGPGEYTQSDPHGHGTHVAGTIVADGGFDGKGIYGMAPEADLRVYSTNFYHSDVASGIYRATDLGAEIISMSLGGSVESSTLNRALDYSMANGVLVVAAAGNGLPNNPTMATPARYPGVVGVGAIDSSGNAIWWSSPGSNDGDYIPEGNEVTFGAPGVSVYSTYPIYWGYYTTMSGTSMATPHIAGTAASLWSRYLIYGDGANDIKNMMMNYAKQNDVTTVKVTPESVLYRSYAEQYLNSGYYSSIYPYMDGSKTYYLNMLQGDDVLTGVGVPRIKL
- a CDS encoding isocitrate/isopropylmalate dehydrogenase family protein, coding for MKRVALVPGDGIGPEVISSAVRVLREAGFDGEFVEFDIGYGRWSRDGKAITDDDIEGMKECDCTLFGAITTPPDPDYRSVLIRIRKELDLYANIRPLRSSRIDAIIVRENTEGLYSGLEVLGDEEARTVRVITRRGSQRIAEVACRIASDRRHLTIIHKANVLKSDVLFLRTCREVAERYGIRYDEMLVDAAAYNLVVRPERFDVMVTTNLFGDILSDEGAGIVGSLGLCASANLGDRWALFEPIHGSAPDIAGKGIANPVGAIRSAAMMLEWFGEKGMAQLIEHAVDSALSKGLKTPDLGGSCTTSGFTDAVIDEMKRTAAG
- a CDS encoding ABC transporter permease, translated to MPILLRRYDEVIKMDIIRLSNYAISFLLILILNFVLPRMMPGDPLHAIYGEEALIAMTPGMEAEIIKRFALDQPWHAQLITYITALLRGDLGYSYYYRTGVSEVILGFLPWTLLLTGLAFVISSCIGVILGIESGYRRGSKLDGCMLSGMMFLGGMPDFFIGIVLLLLFGVTLEWAPLGGAVSPYAGHEGIDLVLDIAHHLVLPLISLVLVQIAPTYLLTRNAMLSTLRARFIMTAKATGLRDGAIRYRHAGRNSLLPVVTAMGMRVPNMITGTLFLEIVFSYPGVGTLLNTALNARDYPLIQGVLLIVTLTVLTTNFLVDMTYVRLDPRVRYAR